Genomic segment of Microbacterium sp. M28:
CGCGCGAGCGTCGACTTCCCGCATCCGGATTCGCCGACGAGGCCGACGGTCTCGCCCTGCTCGACCGTGAAGTCCACCCCGTCGATCGCGCGCACGGGTGCGTGGGATGCCCTGGAGAACATCGTGTGCTTCTGCTTGTAGTAGCGGCGTACCGATTCAAGCTCCAACAACGGCATCGGCGATCACCTCCTCCTTGTGGTGACACGCGGCGGCACGCTCCGGTGCGACGATCTCGAGCGCGGGAACGACGCTTCGGCATTCGGCCGTCGCATACGCGCAGCGGGGGTTGAAGCTGCATCCTGGTGGGCGGTGGGCGATGTCCGGCGGCATGCCCTGGATCGTCGGCAGGTCACCGCCGCGGTGGGCGGCGCTCGGAATCGACCCGAGCAGGCCCTTGGTGTACGGATGGGCCGGGCTGGCGAACAGGGAGCCGATCGGGCCGGCCTCGGCGACGCGACCGGCGTACATGATGAGGGCGCGGTCGGCGAGCTGGCCTGCCACCCCGAGGTCATGCGTGATCATGAGCAGTGCCATCCGGCGCTCGCGGGTGATCTCCGCGAGCAGTTCCAGGATCTGCGCCTGCACTGTGGCATCCAGAGCGGTGGTCGGCTCGTCCGCGATGAGGACGTCCGGGTCCAGCGCGAGCGCCATCGCGATCATGATGCGCTGACGCATTCCGCCGGAGAACTGGAACGGATAGTCCTGTGCCCGTTTCGCAGCATCCGGTATGCGCACGGCCCGCATCATCTCGACCGCCGCGTCATGCGCCTGCTTCTTCGACATCCCACGGTGCACTCGGTACAGTTCGGCGATC
This window contains:
- a CDS encoding ABC transporter ATP-binding protein, whose product is MTALLEVQNLSLEFRSPGNPPIPALEDVSFHLDRGETLAVLGESGSGKSITAKAIMGILPKPASRVTSGRILFDGDDLLTVSPARLRSVQGARIAMVFQDALSALNPVQTVSTQIAELYRVHRGMSKKQAHDAAVEMMRAVRIPDAAKRAQDYPFQFSGGMRQRIMIAMALALDPDVLIADEPTTALDATVQAQILELLAEITRERRMALLMITHDLGVAGQLADRALIMYAGRVAEAGPIGSLFASPAHPYTKGLLGSIPSAAHRGGDLPTIQGMPPDIAHRPPGCSFNPRCAYATAECRSVVPALEIVAPERAAACHHKEEVIADAVVGA